GAGGAGACGTCGCCGAGCGCGATCCGCTTGGCGGCGGCCTTCTCGGCCCTCATGTCCTCGGGTGCGAGGCTGGCCGACTCGTCCACGGCCACCGCGTAGTTGACGGCCGGGAACGCGGGGGTGGAGTCCGCCGCCGGCACCGGATCCTGACCGGCCGGTGCCAACAGGGACACGAACACCGCGGTGCCGCCGAGCACCGAGGCCGCGGCCCGGCGCACCCGTGGCCTTCCTGTCTGCCGTCTTCCCGTGACTCTTCCCACGGCCGTCCCCTTGGTCTTCGACATACGTGCGTGAGGTTCGTTCTTGCGCTGCGTTCTTGCAGTTCGTGCTTGCGGTTGGTGCCTCAAGTTCGATCCGGAGGTTCTTGATTCACTTGTGGCGTGCAGGTGATGACGCGTGTGCGTCGCCTTCGGTGCGCGTTCGTGCCGTGTACGGCGATGCGTTGGCGCGGGCGCGGTGGTACATCCGTTGTGCGCGCGCCCCCGTGATCAGCCCGAGGTCAGCCCCCAGAGCACGGCCAGCGCCGCCGACGGGGCGAGCGCGCCCACCCCCCAGCGGATGGCCCGGTACTTGGCCGACAGGATCGAGCTGACGTCGACGGCCTGGACGAGGAGCCACTTGGCCGGGTCGCGCCCGGCCTCGCCGACCCGGACGGACAGCCCCGCGAGGTCGCGGGTGTCCACCAGGTCGCCGAAGTACGTCACCCCGGCGCCGCCCCGGACCGTGCCGGTGCGCGGCATCAGCGCCGCGACCAGCGCGGCCACCGCGACGGCCCAGAGCACGCCCGACGCGACCAGCGTCAGGTCGGCGAGCCCGTCCCAGCCGGGGGCACCGCGCCACCCGGCCAGGAAGGCGGGCAGCGCCAGCGTGCCCGAGAGGAGCACGGCCGCCTTGGAGTCGGCGCGGCCGAGATCCTCCCGCACCGTCGCCAGCAGCCGCTCGGCGACGATGCGCTCCCCCGCCCGGTCGTTGCAGTGCCGACCCCCGTCCGGCACAGGCACGACCGGGTCGGGGGAGGTCCGTGCGCCGTCACCGGCGCTCATCGGTCCTCCTCCGCCCAGGACCAGCCGTCGTCCTCGGCGCGTCTGCGCCGACGCGACCGCTCCCACTCCCGCTCGTCGTCCGGGTAGTACGGCTCCGGCCGGTAGGTGCGGGGCCGTTCGCCGGAGCGCGGCCCGTCCTCCGGCCCGTCACCGGGTACCGGTCCCCCGGAACCGAGCTCCGGCCGCCGCGGCAGCCGCCGCACCTCGACCTCGTCGTCGGGGTGGTAGGGCTCGGGCCGGTGGTCCGGACGACGGTCCCGGGAACGGGGCTCGTCGTCGTGGTCCGCGTACGCCCCCGGCCGGTGGTTCCGGGGCCGGTCGCGGATGCGCGGGTCGTCGTCGTGGTCCGCGGGCGGAGCGGGCCGGCGGCCCTGGCGTCCGTCCCGGGAGCGCGGCTCGTCGTCGTGGTTGCCGTAGGGGGCGTACGGCTCCGCGCGGTACGGCCGCCCGCGGGCCCCGGCGCGGGGCTCGTCGAACTCGGCGTCGTCACGCGGGTCGTACGGCTCGCCCCGGTCGGGACCGCCCCGTCCGGACCCGCGCCGGTCGGATCCGTACCGGTCGCCGCCGCGCCGGTCGGATCCGTACCGGTCGCCGCCGTACCGGTCGGAGCCGTACCCGTCGCCTCCGTACCCGTCGGAGCCGTATCCGTCGGGCCCGCCCCGGCGCGGTGCCGGCCGGTTGGGCCGTCGCCTGGGCGGCTCGTCCGAGGCCCAGTCCGGGTTGAACGGCCGGTCTCCGGCGGACGCCTCCAGCTCCCGGGGCCGGCGTGCGGGCACGGTACCGATGGGCCCCACCACGGGCCGCCCGTCGCCCTGGTTGAGCAGGTTGAGGACCTGCGTCTCCACGTCCACGGTGGCGAGTTCGCCCCGCTGGGCCATGGCGAAGAGCCGGGCGACCCGGTCCTTCTCGTCCTGCCTGCCCTCCTGGCGGATCTTCTCCAGGAAGTCCTTCGCACCCTCGGGATCGGCCGCCAGCATGAAGCTGAGCTGCTCCAGCTCGCCGCCCTGCAACATGCGCCGGTACGACTCCTGCCGCAGCCGGATCACCTTGGCCTGGGCGTGCGCGTCGCGCTCCTCGTCGGCGTGCTCGATGGTCCGGTCGTCCACCCGCAGCCGGACGTACAGCCGCACCCGCAGGCCGAGTTCGGAGCCGAGGTCGGCCCAGCGCCCGCCCGCGCACTCACGGGTGATCGCACGGTTGGCCTGCTCGGCCTCGGTCACCCGGTAGGTCGTGGTGACCTCCCGCAGCCGTTCCAGGACCGGCGAGGTGAGCCGGTTGGCGACGTCGGTGACGACCGCCAGGGCCGCCAGATGCGGATCGGTCACCGCCCACTCGATGTCCACCTCGGCCTTGAAGAAGGTGGTGCCGCCGGCGGCCGGCAACTCCATCTGCAGCGGTGTCACATAGGTGCCGAGCGCGATCTCGCAGATGCTGTGCGGCCGGGCCAGCACCGGCTTGTCCACGTGCTGGACCCCGGCGGCCCGCTTCACCGTGTAGCCGCCGTTCCGGTAGAACTGCACCACCGCCGAGCGCGGACTCACCCGTGGGTAGCCGTCCGTCAGCGGGTTGAAGTCCCGCAGGAACGGACCCGCGGGCGCCGTCGACTCGGGACCCTCCGTCTCCTCGGACCCGGGTGCCTCGTCCTCGTTCTCAGCCATACCTCTCCTCCTCCCGCGTCCTGTCCCGACGCGGCCTTGCCTGGCGCGGCCTGTCCTCCGGCTCCACGGCGAGCCACCACAGGTCGCGCGCCTTCGGCTCGGGGAGCGGCTTCTCCGGGTCGTTCATCATTCGGCGCAGCAGCCAGTCAAGGCGTCGCCGGTCGTGCTCCTCGGTCGACAGCGCGGGCAGCAGCGCCGCCAGCCCCTGCCGGGTCCACTCGGCGCCGCTCTTGCGCTCGGCCGAGCGCAGCAGCTCCTCCAGCGAGTCCATCGCCACGTCCTTCGACCGCGCCGTGTTGAGAGCGGTCCACATCAAGTCGGCCATCGCCGGCACCAGTTCGGGCCGGATGGCGGCGAGCGCGAGCAGCACCGGCCAGTCCCCGCGGTCCCCCCACGGGGAGTCGCTGCCCTCGGCCGGCGAGTCGGGGTCCATCAGCAGTTCGTCGACCGTGGTCAGGGCTAGCCGCACGGTCGCCGCGAGCCCCAGGTCCTGGTACGGCTCGCGCTTGTGGTGGGTCCACTCGGCCATCCGCTCCAGCACCTCGGCCGCGTCCGGCAGCACCAGCAGCCGTACGACGTTGTGGGAGGCGACGCTGACCAGTTCCCCGTCGTCGCGGACCCCGATCTTCGCGAGGGCGTCGAGGGTGTCGTCGGTCGTGGCGGCGGCGTTGCCGTAGCCCAGTGCCCAGGCCGCGGTCCAGCGCTGGGAGGCGGTGCCCTTCCTGCTCCAGTCGCCGACCAGCCTGTGCACGGCCTTGCGGTGCGAGTCGTGCCCGGCGGCCTGGTCCAGGGTGGTGGCCGCGAAGATCAGCCGGCGGTTCGTGGTGGCGTCGGCGAGCGGGCGGACCAGCTCGGTGTAACCGTGGTCGAAGTCCCGTACGCACAGCTCTCCGGCGGCGACCGCGGCGCGCATCCACACCTGGGAGCGCGGGTCGTCCGCGAGCAGCCGCAGCCAGCGCACCACCGGCGCCCGGACCGGGAAGTGCCGGTCCCACAGCTCGGTCAGCACGGCGGACGGCAGGGCGGAACCCCGGTAGAAGATCAGCCGCGCGGGCACGTCATGGCCGTCCACCTCGACCTTGCCGTCGGTCAGTTCGGCCCGCGAGAGCGCCACGTCGGCTTCCGGGTCGTCGCAGAACAGCGGGCGGGCCGGGGTGTTGTCCGGGTCGGACTGCACCGACAGTTCCCAGGTCAGCAGGTGGGCGGCGGCGGCCACGGCGCTGTGCGAGGCGCCGCCCAGCACGGCCAGCGCGATCCGGAAGGCCACCGGGTGGAACAGGGTCGCCGTGCCCGAGCGCGCCCGGGACCGGTCCGGCCGCTCCGGCTCGGCCGCCGGCACGGTCAGCGCGCGGTCCACGCCGGCGAACCACTCCTGGGCCTGCTCGGCGGCGATGCTGCGGCAGCCGGACAGCAGATCGTCGTAGGAGACGTCCCCCAGCACATGACCGGCCAGCAGCGACGCCAGCAACTCGGCCTCGGCGGGCCGCAGATCGGTCAGCCCGACCGCGTCGGTGACCTCGTCGCGGCCCGCGAGGTCCGCCGCGCGCGTCAGCAGGGCGTCCAGGGACGCGGCGTCCTCGCGTGCCTCGGAGGTACGTTCCTCCAGGCGTTCGCGCAGCCGCGTGGTGAGCAGTTCGCCGGTGGGCGCGGGCGGGCACAGCATGCCGTACCGCCCGGCGAGCAGTGGGTTCGCGGCCGAGCCGACGGTGACGACGATCACCGCGAAGGCTTCCCGGCGGGCCAGGGCCGCGGCGAGCTCGTCGAGGTCCATCTCGTCCGGGGGCAGCGCGTCGGGCCGGTTCAGGGACAGCTCCAGCAGATGGCCGGTGCCGTGCCACGCCTCACCGCCCTCGCCGTCGAGCGTCTCGGCCAACTGCCGGATGCCGCCGCCGGAATCGACCCGGCGCAGGCGGGCGGCGGACTCCTCGTCGGTGCCGTTCGCCGTGGAGGCGGTGACCTCGTCGAGCAGGGAGAGCGCCGTGCTCGTACGTCCCGTGCCGGGCGCGGCGCCCAGTACCAGCAGACGCCGGGCGCGCAGGGTGTTGCGCAGCCGTACGTACCCCTCCGGCGGCACGTGCGCCCTGCGCAGCCTGCGCAGTTCGTCCTCGGGGACGGGGCCGCTGCGCATGCCGGCGCCGGGGCGGCGGGCGCCCAGCATGAGGTTGATGTTGTCGCCGATGTGGGCGCTCTGGAGCCGTGAGTGGGCGAAGCTGATCAGGTCGCGGCGGACGTCGAACAGCTGCCGGGTGGCCCGGCGGGTGCGGGCGGCGGCGGCGAGGTCGGTGGGCCCCTCCTCGCCCTGGTCGTCGGCGAGGGGGTCGCGGGTGCGCTCCTTGAACCGGCCCGCGGCGCGCTCGCGTTCCGCCTCCCGCTCCTTCTCCTTCTCCGCCTCCTCGTCCTCGGCGGACTTCTCCTCGTCGGAGTCGTCCGCGTCGTCCCGGTCCCGGTCGTCGCGGTCCTTGCGGTCGTCGCCGCCCTTCCTGCCGTCCCGGTCCTTCTTGCCGTCCCGGTCCTTCCTGCGGTCGTCCCGATCGCGCTTGCGGTCGTCGCCCTTCTTGTCGTCGCCGCCCTTGCGGCCGTCGTCGGACGAACGGCCCCCGCCGGGCTGCTCCGGGGCGTCGTCCGCCGCGCCGCCCTGCTCGTCGTCGCTCACTCGGCTCAGCCCCTTCCCTTCTCGGTGGCCTGGTTGCCGGACCCGCCCATCTGCACGGTGCCGTGGTAGACGTTGTGCTCGTTATGGAAGGCGTCGCGCCTGACGTTTTGATGAATGCCGACGTGACCGGGCCGATGGCCCTCCATGTCCACGGCCTCGAACTCGTCCTCGCCGCCTTCGTCGACGTCGTCGTCGAGGCGCTCC
The DNA window shown above is from Streptomyces chartreusis and carries:
- a CDS encoding Pycsar system effector family protein — protein: MSAGDGARTSPDPVVPVPDGGRHCNDRAGERIVAERLLATVREDLGRADSKAAVLLSGTLALPAFLAGWRGAPGWDGLADLTLVASGVLWAVAVAALVAALMPRTGTVRGGAGVTYFGDLVDTRDLAGLSVRVGEAGRDPAKWLLVQAVDVSSILSAKYRAIRWGVGALAPSAALAVLWGLTSG